CTGTTCCGGAGTGCCTGTTGGAAGATGGTGATCAAGTTCAGCAATGGCTTTCTGAGTCACTATTGGTGGGGCAGACGTGCGGATTACCTTTTGCACAGGGCCTTTATAAACATACCTGCTTATTAGGCAGTCCTGTATATCGGTTGGAAAATTGCAGTGACGGTGAGTATTACAGTGTCATCGTTACGGGTGCGGATATAGATTCAGATGCAATTTGTTTTGAGCAATCGGAAGGTGCTATTGAAGAGGGGCAAGGTTTAAGAGCAGCTATTAATGCCAGGGATTCTCAGTCTGGATACTCAGCTTTGTTACACAGCCTTAGCAGAAACGCTCTGAGCCAGTTATGTATTTCTGGCAGTCATAGACAGTCGATTCAGATGCTGGCAGCTGGTGAGGCGGATGTTGCCAGTATAGATGCTGTTAGCTGGACACTGGCGAAACGTTATGAACCTGCTGCTAAAACATTAAAAGTAGTTGGGTATAGTCAGCCGACGCCTTGTCTACCGATGATTACAGGGTTGGGAGTATATTCTGCATGCATCAGTGAGAGTCTTATACGAGGTTTAGCGTCGCTGGATGATGCACTTAAGGACGATTTATTGTTGGAGGGACTGATGCCGCGAAAAGCAGAAGAATATCTGTTTCTGTCGCCCCGGCTGACCAGGGCGAAACAGAAACATAATATTGCTTAAACTTAATGCTGCTGAACTTAGCGCTCCAGCAATGGTTTGAGGAACTGGCCTGTATAGGAATGTTCCGTATTAGCTACATCTTCCGGAGTACCTGTAGCAATGATATGACCGCCTTTGGTGCCACCCTCGGGGCCTAAATCAACAATCCAGTCTGCTGTTTTTATAACATCAAGATTGTGTTCGATAACCACGATAGTGTTGCCGTGATCACGTAACCGGTAGAGTACATTGAGCAATTGCTGAATATCATAGAAGTGCAGACCTGTGGTCGGCTCATCAAGGATATAGAGTGTTTTGCCTGTATCCCGTTTACTTAGCTCTTTAGCCAACTTAACCCGTTGTGCTTCACCACCAGAAAGCGTAGTCGCTGCCTGGCCGAGGCGGATATAGCTGAGACCAACGTCGATCAGGGTTTGTAAACGACGTGACAGAGCAGGAATAGCGTCGAAGAATTCGCGGCCGTCTTCAACCGTCATCTGCAGCACTTCATCAATGCTCTTGCCTTTATATTTTACTTCCAGAGTTTCGCGGTTATAACGCTTACCTTTACAGACATCACAAGGTACATAAACATCTGGCAGGAAGTGCATTTCTACTTTGATAACCCCATCACCCTGACAGGCTTCACAGCGGCCACCTTTGACGTTGAAGCTAAAGCGCCCCGGCTTGTAACCACGGGCGCGTGCTTCCTGCGTGCCAGCAAATAATTCCCGAATAGGTGTGAAAATGCCGGTGTAAGTGGCTGGGTTAGAGCGAGGTGTGCGGCCAATCGGGCTTTGGTCGATATCGATGACCTTATCCATCTGCTTTAGGCCGTCAATCTCATGATGCGGCGCTGCATCCAGCGTTGTTGCCTTATTTAGTTCTGTGGCGGCCAGTGGATATAAGGTGCCGTTAATCAGGGTAGATTTACCGGAACCGGAAACGCCGGTAACACAGGTCAGCAAGCCCAGAGGAATTTCCAGATTCACTTCGTTAAGGTTATTGCCTGTTGCGCCCAACAACTTCAGCCAACGGCCGTCAGGAGAGTTGCGATCGCTAGGAATCTCGATTTTACGGCGACCTGAAATATAGTCACCGGTAATCGAGTTTTTATTATCCATGACTTGCTGTGGTGTGCCCTGGGCGATAATCTCACCACCGTGTACGCCGGCTCCGGGACCTACATCAATGACGTGATCTGCCAGTCGAATGGCGTCTTCATCGTGTTCAACAACGATAACGGTGTTACCTAAATCCCGCAGATGGATCAGTGTTTTTAGCAGACGATCATTGTCGCGCTGATGTAATCCGATTGAAGGTTCATCAAGTATGTACATTACGCCAACTAAACCGGCACCAATCTGGCTTGCCAGTCGGATACGCTGAGCTTCACCGCCGGAAAGTGTTTCAGCACTGCGTTCCAGTGACAGGTAATCCAGGCCGACATTTACCAGGAAAGCCAGTCGCAGGCGAATTTCTTTGACAATTTTGTCAGCAATTTCGCCCCGTTTGCCGTCCATTTTCAGCGTTTCGAAATAGTCATAACAATCGCCAATGGCCATCTCAACAATTTGTGGGAGGGTTTCGGTGGCAATGAATACGTGACGGGCATCACGGCGTAAGCGGCTGCCATCACAGGACGGACAAGATTGCATATTGATGTATTTGGAAAGGTCTTCACGGACCATTTCTGATTCGGTTTCCCGGTAGCGGCGTTCCAGGTTGTTAAGCACCCCTTCAAATGGGTGTGACTTGCTAATGGAATCACCACGGTCATTCAGATACTTGAAGGCGATATTGTCTTTGCCGCTACCCTGTAAAATGACTTTTTGCTGTTTAGCACTGAGCTCGCCAAACGGGGTGTTGATATCAAATTCGTAGTGGGCCGCAACAGCTTTAAGTTGCTGGAAGTAATACAGAGCACGTCGGTCCCAACCACGGATTGCGCCTTCGGAAAGTGTCAGGCTTGGATCACTGACAACTTTTTTCGGATCGAAGAATTGCTTAACACCCAGACCGTCGCAGGCAGAGCATGCGCCATGTGGGTTGTTGAACGAGAACATTCGGGGCTCAAGTTCTTGAATGCTGTGTCCACATTTTGGACAGGCAAAACGTGCAGAGAACACCATGTCTTCGCCGTCACCGTCCATATAACAGACAGTGGCAATTCCATCGGTGAGATTTAATGCAGTTTCGAAAGATTCAGCAAGACGCGCCTGCATATCCGGGCGTACTTTGAAACGGTCAACGACTGCTTCAATGTCGTGCTTTTTGTTTTTATCCAGTTCAGGAGCGCTATCGATGTCAATCACAATGCCATTAATACGAGCGCGGACAAAACCCTGTGTTTTCAGCTCGCTGATGGTATGTAAGTGCTCACCTTTACGGCCCTGAACGATAGGCGCCAGAAGCATAAGCTTGCTGCCTTCCGGCAGTGCTAACACCTGATCGACCATCTGACTTACGGTCTGAGCTGCCAGGGGTAAATCGTGATCCGGACAACGTGGTTCACCGGCACGGGCAAACAGTAGTCGCAAATAGTCATAAATTTCGGTGATGGTACCGACCGTTGAACGGGGGTTATGCGACGTAGACTTCTGTTCAATGGAAATCGCTGGTGACAGCCCTTCGATGTGATCAACATCGGGCTTTTCCATGACGGACAGGAATTGCCGGGCATAAGTAGACAGCGATTCGACATAGCGCCGCTGACCTTCAGCATAGAGGGTGTCAAAAGCCAGCGATGATTTGCCAGACCCGGAAAGTCCGGTAATGACAACCAGCTTATCGCGGGGAATTTCGATATCGACATTCTTAAGATTGTGGGTACGGGCCCCGCGAACCAGGATTTGTTCCATCAGTGTGTCCGACTTGTGCGCAAAAAAGAGATGATTATAGTGGCAGACGTGCCTGAAAAGCATCCTAAATCCTGAGATGTCCTGAAACATTATTTGGTAGATGTTCAGAGGTCTAATTATGCTATGCTTGGCGCCAGGAAAATGAATCGGCCAAAGTTAAGGCCGAACCAAGATCAACAGATGCAATATAGCCCCGCAGGACGCTGAGGGGAGTGGAGAATTCAATGGCACGCGGTATTAACAAAGTCATTCTGATTGGTAACCTGGGTAACGATCCGGATACTAAATATATGCCCAGCGGCAATGCCGTAACTAATATCACTGTAGCGACTTCAGAAAGCTGGAAAGACAAGCAAACTGGTCAGCAGCAGGAACGTACGGAATGGCACCGTGTAGTGTTTTTTAACCGGTTGGCTGAAATCGCCGGTGAATACCTGCGCAAAGGTTCTAAGGTGTATTTGGAAGGTTCGTTGCGTACCCGGAAGTGGCAGGGGCAGGACGGACAGGATCGTTACACAACTGAGATCGTTGCCAGCGAAATGCAAATGCTGGATGGTCGCGGCGGTGATAATAACGGCGGGTACCAGCAGTCACAGGGCGGTGGTTTCCAGCAGCAAGCACCACAGCAGCAGGCACCTCAGCAGCAATATCAGCAGGCGCCACAGCAACAACAGCAACAAGCTCCACAACAATATCAGCAGCAGGCGCCTCAGCAACAACAGGCTCCTCAGCAGCAGTACCAGAAGCCGCCTCAGCAGCAAGCACCAGCTCCACAGCCTGCGCCGGGTATGGATGATTTCGACGACGATATCCCATTCTGATCCATTGTTCTGTGTAGTGAGTGAGGTAATCTGTAGTCATGCTGAAGGCGTTTATTTCCCAGCCAGCTAAATTGCTTATTATTGGTGCTGACAGTCAGATCGGGTATTTCCTGAATCTGGCTGCGCAAACTGATGCTTTTTATATTCCGGTACCTTTTACCGATGCGGAACTGGATATAAATAATCGTCAGATGCTAGAGCAGCGGCTTGATGAAGTTCAACCAGACTATGTGATCAATACTTCCGGTTACAATGATGTTGATCAGGCTGAGCGTGATCCTGATGAGTGCTATCGGCGTAACACAAAGGCTGTTGAAACATTGGCAGTTGCTTGCGCTAAACGTGACATCGCGGTACTGCACTTATCATCGGATTATGTGTTTGACGGACATTATGCCAGTGGTTATGCAGAGGCTGATGAAGCTAAACCTCTGGGTGTCTATGGCGATAGTAAATGGCGTGGTGAAGAAGCTTTGCGCCAGACGTTGGAACGTCACCTTATTCTAAGGGTAAGCTGGGTTTTTAGTCCGGTTGGTGATAACTACATGCAGCGTGCTTTGCGTCAGGCCCGCGAACAGTCTGTAATTTCTGCAGCGGATGACAGGCGCGGATGTCCAACATCTGCGGCAGACATTGCCCGGGTTATTATTGCAATGCTTAAGCAAGTGCATAATGGTGCAGATGTTTGGGGTACCTATCATTATTGCGGTGCAGAAGTCACTTCACGCTATGGTTTCAGTGAAGCGGTTTTGGCGGCAGCAGGTCAG
The DNA window shown above is from Aliamphritea ceti and carries:
- the uvrA gene encoding excinuclease ABC subunit UvrA, with amino-acid sequence MEQILVRGARTHNLKNVDIEIPRDKLVVITGLSGSGKSSLAFDTLYAEGQRRYVESLSTYARQFLSVMEKPDVDHIEGLSPAISIEQKSTSHNPRSTVGTITEIYDYLRLLFARAGEPRCPDHDLPLAAQTVSQMVDQVLALPEGSKLMLLAPIVQGRKGEHLHTISELKTQGFVRARINGIVIDIDSAPELDKNKKHDIEAVVDRFKVRPDMQARLAESFETALNLTDGIATVCYMDGDGEDMVFSARFACPKCGHSIQELEPRMFSFNNPHGACSACDGLGVKQFFDPKKVVSDPSLTLSEGAIRGWDRRALYYFQQLKAVAAHYEFDINTPFGELSAKQQKVILQGSGKDNIAFKYLNDRGDSISKSHPFEGVLNNLERRYRETESEMVREDLSKYINMQSCPSCDGSRLRRDARHVFIATETLPQIVEMAIGDCYDYFETLKMDGKRGEIADKIVKEIRLRLAFLVNVGLDYLSLERSAETLSGGEAQRIRLASQIGAGLVGVMYILDEPSIGLHQRDNDRLLKTLIHLRDLGNTVIVVEHDEDAIRLADHVIDVGPGAGVHGGEIIAQGTPQQVMDNKNSITGDYISGRRKIEIPSDRNSPDGRWLKLLGATGNNLNEVNLEIPLGLLTCVTGVSGSGKSTLINGTLYPLAATELNKATTLDAAPHHEIDGLKQMDKVIDIDQSPIGRTPRSNPATYTGIFTPIRELFAGTQEARARGYKPGRFSFNVKGGRCEACQGDGVIKVEMHFLPDVYVPCDVCKGKRYNRETLEVKYKGKSIDEVLQMTVEDGREFFDAIPALSRRLQTLIDVGLSYIRLGQAATTLSGGEAQRVKLAKELSKRDTGKTLYILDEPTTGLHFYDIQQLLNVLYRLRDHGNTIVVIEHNLDVIKTADWIVDLGPEGGTKGGHIIATGTPEDVANTEHSYTGQFLKPLLER
- a CDS encoding phosphate/phosphite/phosphonate ABC transporter substrate-binding protein; amino-acid sequence: MIARLPMYDWPELKFQHEALWQHLAAVLREDLPEEITVPECLLEDGDQVQQWLSESLLVGQTCGLPFAQGLYKHTCLLGSPVYRLENCSDGEYYSVIVTGADIDSDAICFEQSEGAIEEGQGLRAAINARDSQSGYSALLHSLSRNALSQLCISGSHRQSIQMLAAGEADVASIDAVSWTLAKRYEPAAKTLKVVGYSQPTPCLPMITGLGVYSACISESLIRGLASLDDALKDDLLLEGLMPRKAEEYLFLSPRLTRAKQKHNIA
- the rfbD gene encoding dTDP-4-dehydrorhamnose reductase; amino-acid sequence: MLKAFISQPAKLLIIGADSQIGYFLNLAAQTDAFYIPVPFTDAELDINNRQMLEQRLDEVQPDYVINTSGYNDVDQAERDPDECYRRNTKAVETLAVACAKRDIAVLHLSSDYVFDGHYASGYAEADEAKPLGVYGDSKWRGEEALRQTLERHLILRVSWVFSPVGDNYMQRALRQAREQSVISAADDRRGCPTSAADIARVIIAMLKQVHNGADVWGTYHYCGAEVTSRYGFSEAVLAAAGQFEDFRAEEIRAVPSKDYGTDTERPASSVLVCKKLLNAFGIRQIPWRHELINVVKTLYQPVAEQDAQS
- the ssb gene encoding single-stranded DNA-binding protein; this translates as MARGINKVILIGNLGNDPDTKYMPSGNAVTNITVATSESWKDKQTGQQQERTEWHRVVFFNRLAEIAGEYLRKGSKVYLEGSLRTRKWQGQDGQDRYTTEIVASEMQMLDGRGGDNNGGYQQSQGGGFQQQAPQQQAPQQQYQQAPQQQQQQAPQQYQQQAPQQQQAPQQQYQKPPQQQAPAPQPAPGMDDFDDDIPF